A genome region from Halosegnis longus includes the following:
- a CDS encoding homing endonuclease associated repeat-containing protein has translation MYDDEELLAMLETAYDRYDDQLTTAVFDADDEFCSSATIRRYFGGWRDAIIESSVPQSVVRGQNSYTDEELCEQIQTCYQRYDRLRLTDFTDDSEFASEKAIRTHFETWRDAAHAAGLGEHVSSVGRKKDPSVDRDNISGRKPTSAHRDLKAELIQTEVEAGREPACINCDGTPETLFMHHIIPTDRFDEITESHTEDNCVLCCRDCHERLDEYSARLYPESYDADPGESPPDDILAPIVE, from the coding sequence ATGTACGACGACGAGGAGTTGCTGGCGATGCTCGAGACTGCGTATGATCGGTACGACGACCAGCTGACGACGGCGGTGTTCGATGCCGACGATGAGTTCTGTTCGAGTGCGACGATTCGCCGATACTTCGGTGGATGGCGGGACGCGATCATCGAATCATCAGTGCCACAGTCGGTGGTACGGGGCCAGAACAGCTACACAGATGAAGAGCTGTGTGAGCAGATCCAAACCTGCTATCAGCGATATGATCGACTCAGGCTCACGGATTTCACCGACGATTCGGAGTTCGCATCGGAGAAGGCGATCCGGACACACTTCGAGACGTGGCGGGATGCAGCCCACGCTGCTGGGCTTGGAGAGCACGTGTCGTCGGTTGGGCGGAAGAAGGATCCGAGCGTCGACAGGGACAACATCAGTGGGCGGAAACCAACGTCTGCTCATCGCGATCTGAAAGCCGAGCTCATTCAGACTGAAGTGGAGGCGGGTCGGGAGCCAGCGTGCATCAACTGTGATGGAACGCCGGAGACGCTGTTCATGCACCACATCATCCCGACGGATCGATTCGATGAGATTACCGAGTCACACACGGAAGACAACTGTGTGCTCTGTTGTCGGGACTGTCACGAGCGACTGGACGAGTACTCGGCGCGTCTGTATCCGGAGTCGTACGACGCCGATCCAGGGGAGTCACCGCCCGATGATATCCTCGCGCCGATTGTGGAGTGA
- a CDS encoding DUF5802 family protein, translating into MIPQCQPFSSAYNLLELSTIPADVEVPRVNDRLYNSLRDPQGDAQQTPVIFRHQPRQTHFTVHPDTGVPVHQIEVPRRMFDGLDLARGASYVPYLVARPRHAVRLRRMVDIDETYID; encoded by the coding sequence ATGATCCCCCAGTGCCAGCCCTTCTCGAGTGCATACAATCTGCTCGAGCTCTCGACGATTCCCGCTGATGTCGAGGTTCCGCGTGTGAACGATCGGCTCTACAACTCGCTTCGTGACCCACAGGGCGATGCACAACAGACGCCCGTGATCTTCCGCCACCAGCCCCGACAGACACACTTCACGGTCCACCCGGACACTGGCGTTCCAGTCCACCAGATCGAGGTTCCACGTCGGATGTTCGATGGGTTGGATCTCGCTCGCGGTGCCTCCTACGTTCCCTACTTGGTGGCCCGCCCGCGTCATGCCGTTCGACTCCGTCGAATGGTGGACA